One Burkholderia sp. WP9 genomic window, GCGATCCCCATGCGTCTCTGCCTGGAGGTTGGGAAGGGCAGTCCCCTCTTTCAGTCGACATGTATCCGGCTTCGCACTATGAGGCGCAATCCGGTGCACGGACACAGCACATCGCGTCGATCGAAGCACTTCTGTCCGGGGCGCGTTTCATGGAAGACGCGTTCGGCCCGCTCGCTGCGGACCTGGAGGGCGACTTCGGCGCGGCGGAGTCGGTGCCCGAAATCCTCGGTCTTTTCGCACCGGAGGTATCCCTCGCCGTGGCCGCACGGCGCGCGCGCGTGTTGCCGCCCGCGCTGGCGCGACGGGACCACCATGCGTTGGGTCTGGACAGCCCGTTGCCGGCACCACGTTCAATGACACACGAAGAGACTCGATGACCGCATATCTATCCCGCAGCAACCAGACAGAGTGGCAGCAAGGCGCCGCCGATGGACAGGCCTAAGGCGCCTGCTTCCGGGGCCGTGAAACGCGAGGCGCGTTCCGCGCGCGAAGGCGCCGCCACGCCCCGACGAGCGAGCGCGCATCTGTTGCCAACGTTGCTCGACCGTCTGCG contains:
- a CDS encoding TagK domain-containing protein, producing the protein MHEQYRRVLCDPHASLPGGWEGQSPLSVDMYPASHYEAQSGARTQHIASIEALLSGARFMEDAFGPLAADLEGDFGAAESVPEILGLFAPEVSLAVAARRARVLPPALARRDHHALGLDSPLPAPRSMTHEETR